Below is a window of Phoenix dactylifera cultivar Barhee BC4 chromosome 7, palm_55x_up_171113_PBpolish2nd_filt_p, whole genome shotgun sequence DNA.
taatattggtagagctgcccgagcatctcaagcagttcctcatacttcaggctcgaagagttatgcgagacgtagaaatgaattcgtaagttcttttgaaactatttgaaactctactaacatatagcacgtatcatgatatatagttttgcccatatactttccgtatgtgtagatagtagagcatggaagggagcctggtgaggtagagttttataagatgacccacactcaccgagatggcacctttgtccgggacgagtcgagagatatagttgtatgtattcatttttttatttgatcataattattttattaattttacttcctttaaattattaatgtgactgtttatttttttgagagagatataggaaaaAGCTACAAATCtcatttcagagcgcgtcggggagtcgtcatcatccgacgcggccagtcgcgtcgaggctcaggtctatgcagaattgatgggcccagaacgttatggtcgcgtgaggggttacggtatcggagttacccccactcagctgtctgcagtgagccgatatacccaagatgccagacaaggtactagcactgcagaggtttatagtttgaagacagagatggcacagataaagcagtcatatgagacaaggatagaggagatgaggcagagtcatatgactgatatggcggagttgaagcagagccaagagttgaagatacaatctttgcaggatcagcttgaccatatttcatcttttttgcagagatttgctcctccggtacataactaaatatatttgaatatattatataatcataatgtattcttgtatgagcgtgatgactttcgtatttttagtttctaaagtatttttttttcttgtaggttgatgatacttcatctactcgtagagatgatgccgTCGATCCTTGATACATatcgtagattgtgtacttaggaatttgagatgtatatttttagaatgtttttgaagtacaatgtaatcaaatattataatatgaatgtaatcaaagttcttgtttgtgacgtgtattttgttatatatgtgatttagtgtatttgttttgttagaATTTAATATGTACAGGgtattaaaaattacttttataaattttttttaaaaaaaaaattcatttgccgacgcttttaagcgtcggcaaaagccACCGGCACAATACCGGCAAAAAATGgcacgcctttaacgacgcttaaaagcgtcggctaagGAAAAATAGttaacgacgcttaaaaacgTCGGCATAGGCCaccttcgccgacgctttaaagcgtctgtGTAGTCCActcccacctgcccgacgtcggAGCCACGCTTTGGGGAGCGTGGGTGAGAAactcgccgacgcttaaaagcgtcggtatagATCAAATATAGCGCCGGGAGATATCAATTATTTTGTAGTGttctttgccaaaaaaaaaccatggaATCAATTGTTTATGTAaatgatatattattttatgtaaAGAAAAGCATGGAATAAGCAACGGTTGTAAACACTAGTATCAACACCAATAACAATAGTTTTAATCATCAATTTGTGAACTAATTGTAATTAATTACATCATAATCTATTTAATGAATTTGAAAGAATTTAttaatgcttttcttctttacaTGTATGATACATATTGGTGAGTCAAATAACGTGTTTgactaataaaagaaaatatattggtGAGTCAGAATCATCTAGTGCGCATTTTGTATCATAGAGATTGGTACAGCTCTGGATGGCGGTCATGCTATCCAATCATAGAGATGGATGGCTATTAAATAAGACGCTGCATAcgataaaaaaaatctatggtGCAAATCGTGCTTcccttcttaaaaataaaacaagagaTTGTGGAAAAGCCTGATGACATCTCTctcgtaatataatattgtattgtTTGGAGAATAAGCCACCGACAAGttaatatatgaactaaaaaaGTGAACTACTATTTGGAGATCCTAATCAGAGCATGAGCAAACTAGTAAATTTCATTAGAAGGTGTCACACCCAAAGTGGACATGAATTTGCATCTGATGTATATAAGAATGGGATTGATTTGTCATCATTTGGGCCCATCTTGGACCAAGAATTAGTGGGATATGAGGCCTATTCTCTTGGCACAACTCAACCCACATCCCTCCGTCAAAAAAAATCGCCGCCGAAGATCTATGGTTTGGATCTCTTCTTTAAAGCCAGGCCGCCTTACCCATTTTTCTCGTGTTCTAGAATCCTCAATAGCTCATTCTCTCTTTcccccttctcctctctccATTAATTATCTCCTCGGCTCTCTCCCTGTTCCCttcccctccctcctcctcctcccatcTGCATCGGTTCGGTCCCAAAGGTGTCGAGTAAAAACCTCGTACGACTTCCTCTAAAAAGTGTTCTTTTTTcttaatatatacatatataatctttTGGGTTTGTCTCTGTTTTATTCCCAGCTTTCCTGGCTGTCGAGGAGGGCGAGAGAGGTTTGGATTTGTGAGAGCAAAGCGGAAAGCTTTTATATGGTAAACTTCCAATGATCTTTTTTTGGTTGTAATCGCTGGCTTTGTTGTTGGATTTGGATGGGTGGATGGATGGGAGGTCTTGTTTGTTGTGGATAGGAGAGTCCGACGATCGAGTTCGGCAGGAGCTGCAGCAAGGAATTGGTTCCGCCATGGCTGAAGCCCATGCTGAGGACGAGCTTCTTCGTCCCCTGCGACGTCCACGCCAACTCCAACAAGAGCGAGTGCAACATGTACTGCTTGGACTGCGTCGGACGCGCACTTTGTTCTTGTTGTCTACGGGATCAACACCATAAGAATCACCGTGTCTTTCAGGTTTTATTCCATTTGCTATTTCCTTAGGAATATAACGGGAATAGATACGTATCTATCTATCATGCCTTTATTaatttgttatttatttataatagatACGGAGGTCATCGTACCACAACGTGATCAGGGTGTCGGAGGTGTCGAAGTTCATAGATATATCATGCATCCAGACGTATGTGATAAACAGCGCCAAGATCGTGTTTTTGAACGGGAGGCCGCAGCCGAGGCAGGGGAAGGGCGTCACCAACACCTGTGAGATTTGCTGCCGGAGCCTCCTCCTCGACAACTTCCGCTTCTGCTCCCTCGGATGCAAGGTGGCTCTCTGCCTGCCACTGCGATGGCTCTTGGATTGCTTTAAATTTCGTCTCCCTTTagttttttatctatttttgcttttttttttaacaagagaaaaaaaaggatttgaacCTTGGGAGGTGCTTCCAACTTCCAAGTGATGGACCGTAGTCTTCTCCCTTTCCTCTTTTCTGGTTCTTTTTAGGATAAACGGACGACCTCCCCAAGAATTGAACTGGAGACCTCCCTGTTCCTAATGGAGGAGGGGTGGTGGACTCGGTTCGCAATTTTTGGACCATATGAGCCATTTCGGTAGTCGGGTTCGGTCGGATTCTTAGTCATAATTTGCGGATTAAAAttctcaatgaattaatgggATTTTTCCGGTTTAAGATGAGAGAGTATTTTTATAATCTTTTGTGAGattgtatataaaaaaattcatcTTGATTTATGATAAGTTTGTTAATAGAATGGTTTCGACTCATGCACGTATATCATGAAAAGTCATATAGGAACATTTGGGAGGAGTGAAGGAAGACAAGGAAATTCTGCATTAAAGATATAAAATGATTAGTATAGGtcaattttccttttttttgtaggATTTGCTCGTCTTTTCACATGAGACCAGATACTACTATGAACCATTTAATTCCGATCCATCTCCTTGAGTTTTAGAATTTATGTAATTATGCATTGGACATAGGtaaatcttatttaatggttctCACATTGTTATACAaattattaagaaaaagaaacaaattttgAAATGGGTTGGTTTGCTGAAAGAATATGGATATTACTTCAGTATTTCCAGCAGcttctgctcttcttcttcttcaaaaaaaaaaacttttgagcATTTATTCGCAATGGTTACAACTTTTAGAACTTAAAGGCTGACTTCCTGGTTTAGCTTCAATCAATTATGTTTTCACAAGGCTGTtcatgtccttttttttttctccccacTCAAAGAAGAaagttttctctttctttttccaacAAAGTTTTTAGACAGTGTGGCTTCTACTTGGTAGTTTATCCATGGCTCGTGTTTCTTTACTGCAGCTGGGAGGCATGCAAAGAGACCCGGGGCTCACCTTTGCGCTACGCCCCAAAACCAGCCGAGACTGGCTTCATGGTTCCGAGTCGGATGAGTCGTCGACCCCAACGAAGTTCCCGAAGATGTCGCCCGCCGTGGCCATTGACGGCTGGAGGTGGTCGGACGACGAGGGCGGTAAGTCCACCACGACCACCACCAGCATTTCTCCCGCGACCTCTCCTACTATCAGCTACCGGACGTCGAGGCGTAAGGGTACACCCCGCCGAGCTCCCTTTTGATTTAGAGAGAAAGTGAGACTAAAAGAAGCTTTAGAAGTGACTCCTTTAGAGGAGTCAGGGAGTCAGTGTACGTGCATTGATATAAGgaggagaaaggaagaagatgacCATCCATATTGTTAATATATGGCATACATTAGAGGAAGAGAAAATAAGAGGAGGTTGAGGAGCCCTTAGATCTTGTCGtaatttatttcttcttctggGGTGCCTATTTGTGTTAAGTCTGTACGTAATATCCACCCATGCTTGCTCATTTTCACGTTCATGCATCTTGGtgtgttgaaatttcttgcattTGTTTTATTCTGACCGTTCGTAGCAGAGCCTTTAATCTTTATACACGTAAAGATGGGTGAATAAATGGAAGACATGAGATCTTCATTATAACATACCATGATATTTCCATCTTGGTAGGCATGCATTCCATCCTTTCTTCTCTCCCGAAAAGAAAAGGATTTGATCATCTAGTTGCATGccttttttctttatatatataaaaaaaagtgtGCTTCTTTTTCTGCTACTCTTCTCAAAGTTAATTGTTGTGTAATATAAGTGGCGTATCTCTTATTAATTATGACACTAAAATTCACTCAAGACTTCTGCCTTTAGGGGCTTGTCACCGGCAATAAAAGTGGTCCTTCGCATCACAAGGAGGATGATTAGGATTTAATTCGGAAGTTTGTAGTTTATTTCTCCAGGTTAAACTCGACCTAAAAGGTATATTAATTCACATCTACAAGTAGAAATAATACAAAAGCTTCACTGATATCATAAATTGACTTTTTAGAACTGATGCGGACTTGATTTTCTAGAACTCATAGACTCAAGACATACTCGATACATATAATTGATAATTTGGGCTATCTGATAAGCTTGGCTGTACACCCTGGTGGAAATGCAATTGGATTCCAAATTCGATGCTCGAGAATGCATAAACCAAGTGCACAATGGATGGCTAGATATAACCTTTTTAAaacattatattataaaaatattatgatGGTTTTAGAGGCTTCTTGCTAGTATTTCAAGAGTAATGATATGTAGCTACTATCACATTACAATGGAATAGTGGTTGTTATATTGAGAATAATTGTTGTAGTTTGAGCTTGTTATTGTTCACACTAGGATTTTTTACATAACATGTCATCCCGTTATAATATGTCCTCAATAAAATTGTTATTGATTCTTATAGCAGTTATAAGGACCAATCAAAAAGTATGTTTTTAGACTTTAATATTAAGTTAATTGCCGAAACAATAATTGTTATAATAGTTTTATGGAGGAAAACTAATGGCCAATAACGTAACTGGCTGTGCTATCTTTCCTTTCCCTTTttgttaaataaataatattattctTTGACCATATAATTATTTTTGGAGAACTTTAAGCAAAGAgtttaaatttcataaaaatatcatTCTATTGAAATAGAAATTATAAGTAAAAATAActgtcattttttttgttttacttatCTCAATAATGTGTTGAGGTGACGGAACTTTTATGGTTACTGTTAATCGGTTATCATACTATTGTTTAAAATCATATACGAACCTAAATAaggattaaaataaaattttagatattattttttatataaattta
It encodes the following:
- the LOC103702262 gene encoding uncharacterized protein LOC103702262 — translated: MESPTIEFGRSCSKELVPPWLKPMLRTSFFVPCDVHANSNKSECNMYCLDCVGRALCSCCLRDQHHKNHRVFQIRRSSYHNVIRVSEVSKFIDISCIQTYVINSAKIVFLNGRPQPRQGKGVTNTCEICCRSLLLDNFRFCSLGCKLGGMQRDPGLTFALRPKTSRDWLHGSESDESSTPTKFPKMSPAVAIDGWRWSDDEGGKSTTTTTSISPATSPTISYRTSRRKGTPRRAPF